In Danio rerio strain Tuebingen ecotype United States chromosome 9, GRCz12tu, whole genome shotgun sequence, the genomic window TATATGCATTATAATACATGCATTTGCGTCATATGCATTGTGCATCTATATTATAAAAGCATGTATGCATTCTGACCCACTGCATATTGTATGCACTATATTACATGCATGTGCACTGGATTGTAGAGTATTGGCAATATGATGCATCAGAGTCATTGTATGCATTATGATACATGCATCGTGCGCTTGTATTATATAAGCATGTATGCATTCTGACCTACATTGTATGCATTATATTACATGCATGTGCACTGGATTGTGGAGTATTGGCTTTATGTGCTATTGAATTATATATGCATTACAATACGTGCATTTGAATTACACATTGTATGTAGATTTGGACTCATTCATACATTGTAATATGTGCATTTGCGTTCATCATTGTGCATTTGTATTATATAAGCACGATATACTGTATATTAGCAGTGCAATGGCAGCAGTGTGACCAGTGGAGAACTGCTCATCATGAGCTCGATGAAGTGCATATGTATTAAATAGTATATGCATTTATGTTTCCAGGCATCAATGCATGCGCATCAAGCAAATATGCATAACATTTTGcatgcagtatttaaattttttaattatttatgtataataattCCTATTTTGAATAATATGTTACATGCATTATATGGATTTGCATTACATATTGTATGGATTACATTACATGCATTTGGATTATGTGCAGAAAGtgcactttatatcatatatgcATAATAATATGTGCATTTATATTACACGTTATATGCAGTACGTGCAATCAGAATCATTATATGCATTATGATACATGCATCGTGTGCTTGTATTATATAGGCATGTATGCATTTTGACCTACATTGTATGCATTATATTACATGCATGTGCACTGGATTGTAGAGTATAGGATTATGTGCTGTTgaattatatatgcattaaaaaatgtgcatttgGATTACACAATATCTAAAGTATGTGCATTCAGACTCATTATATGCATTATAATACATGCATCTGCGCTACACATCATATGCATTGTGCGTTTGTATTACAGCATATAAGCATGTATGCAGTCTGACCTGTGGGGAACTGCTCATCATGAGTTCGATGAAGTTCTTGCGGCTGCCCCTCGGGGTGCTGCCGTCCTCCAGCTGCCCGTCCAGAGCTCCTCCATCCTCCTCTGGGGCCAGCAGACCCCGCTGAGAGCCTCTGGAGGTCCTGCGGCGGCTGATGAGGAGCTGCGCCGGTCTGGAGTCGGCAGGAGAATCCGTCTCGATGAGGGaaatatcagacacacacacCTCTGCATGCTCCAGCTCCATCTCTGCAGACTCTCCATCACACTGCACATGTCCAGACATTCAAGAATTGAATATAGCGTGACGATGACCATGCACAATACTGATATCATGGGCACTTTAAAAGATTGTgaaaaattatttcatatttaaagccCCTTAACTATCACTGTCCCATTAGCAGGATGTTTACCTCGCTATGTAGAATCTAAATCCCAATTCTAACACGACAAGCTAAATATTGATAGTTATTAGTTATAGTAAGAAATCAAAACACATTCCCTCTCACTCCTCAAACTGTGGGATCATTTGAGGTTACATCTTTAAGCCATAACACTGCAGTCTAAACATGAAAAACTAAGTATATatcattactttgctacagcaatccacatgtaaatgttttttaGGCTAAATTTAAACCAAATACCACCAAACTGCCCATACTGCTACTGAATTTCAAGcatactttacaaatattgtcaaaagtattaaaaaatatgattcatattcctcacaacacacacaaaaacaggtcATCAATGGTCCAATATTCATCCACTCGTCTcattttcgacttagtctctttgttaatctggggtcgtcacagcggaatgaaccgccgactgatccagcatttgttttacgcagcggatgcccgtccagctgcaacccatcactgggaaacatccaaacacacttaaTCACACTCACATCACTACTAatttatagtgcatgtgtttgaacagtgggggaaaccggagcacgccaacacggggagaacatgcaaactccacacagaaacaccaactgagctgagctgaggctcgaaccagcgagcttcttgctgtgaggagattgtgCGACTCACTGCATCACCATGATGCCATGGTCCAATATAAGGTCATCCATTTAGCCTGAACGCCTGAACCTGGTGGTCATGTCTGGTactgtgtaacagaggccagctagtaagtgctgtgcaggtaagcctccttggtagagcatccgactcccatgcggaaggtcgccggttcgaatccagcttggagcaggttgggtggtgtagaaccGGTGGGGTTTCATTGGTGTTGTGACCCGGATAGGAGTgaagtttaggggggtgagtgtaacagaggccagctactACTTGCtaagcaggtaaacctcactcctctgacctctaaatgtgctctagtgacagatgctagtgTCCATGGTCTTAACCCTCCTTGGTAGTGCATCTggctcccatgcggaaggttgtcggttcgaatccagcttgGAGCGGTTTGGAGATATCATCTTCAAATTTGGATTATTATTAGTTCAGACACTCAGATTGGATTTTCAGTCATATTTGGGCTAAAgcaggttttaaaaaataatttcatgtaatataatgaaaatatacattattgttttattattatgttattagtGACGATTGACAATTATTGAATtagtattaaattaatttaagttaatttgttaacatctaaaaaaaagtatttgagggttttgtgaacctttaataactacattacacaagaCTTTTACTACTTTtaagtacttttactttcagtacttgagtagtaaacttTGCAATAAACTGCAATACTTCAGTACAagaaatgttgaatactttagtgcTTCCACTTCAGTATAATGCTtgaagagcacttcaacttctactcaagtcccttttttgatagagcacttgtacttttatcAAGTCTGGGTCTCTAGTCCTTTATACACCTCTGAGAAAACAGTGCTCCTGAACACATGAAAAACTTAACATTAGCAACAAATTAAAGCCTGTGACTATGTACGCTTTCAAGCTAATTTAAAaccatttagtctttaaaaaagCATTTGTAGCTTTAAAAGCACAGCTCACgcaaaaaatgaaagttctgtatTCATTCATGCACACTCGTCTCAAaccctgttgaacacaaaagaagacgttttgaagaatgatgtcaacctgtaaccatcgactgaAAGTGTTTGTATTTCCTACACTGGAAtgcaatggttactggtttttggCTTTCTTTATAACATCTTATTTTgtgaacagaagaaactcaaacctTTAAAACAGGAGAGTAAAtagtatttttgggtgaactatctgttTAAGTGAAATTATATTCACACTGCGATATATCACAATGTCAGCtttttaattcagtatcatgcagccacacacatacacacaaacagggttgtttttgtgaattgtggggacattgcattggttttcattgtttttaaactgtacaaactgtatttgaTCTCAATCTCCCTATAGcagtgtcctcataattcacctTCTCCAGTAATATCAGTGTTACAcatgtcattatacacatttgtgtcctgatatgtcacaacacacacacacacacacacctgcttctcCTGGAGCTGGAGGTCGCTGACTGCTCTGTTAATCTCCTCTTTATCTTTACACATCATTTCTCCATCTTTATCTTCATTTGTATCTCCATCTTCCtctttgtcatcatcatcatcatcttcttgatCGCCATCTCCGCTGCGCGCCTCCGGGAATCGGTACTTCTTCTTCAAACACACCACCTTCTCTCCGTTCTCCTGCTTCACATACGCGATGTTGTCCACGAAGCGCTTGAATTTCTCCTTCAGCGCGGCTCTGTTCGTGTTTTCCCCGCTCAGGATGAGTTTGAAATGCGCCACGAGCTCCTTGTTCCTGACGCGTCCGCCGCTCTCCAGCAGAAAGTCCAGCACCGACTCCTGCGTGACCTGCTCCGCCGCCTTCAGCATCTCAGAGCCGGCCTGCGGTAAATCTGTGCGccgctgatgatgatgatggtggtgatgaacACATCGCGGACTGTCAGACAGGGGTCGGTAGAGTTGCAGCTTAGCAACACTGGAACACATTCACTGCTGGGAAACTGCAGCGCAGCGGCGCTCATTCGGGctcttaaagggtcagttcacaatAACATTCTGATATCGTTTAAAGGCCccgtaaaattaaaatgttaatagatgttagtaagagttttgtttgttaaaaagctAGTTTGATCCAAAAACAGTGACTAAATCCGCGTTTAGGAGATGTAAAACGGTATAAACATGTACTGTTTGTAGTTTGTCACTGGAAGTATAGTAGTAGTCaatatttgaagtggatcaaaaacatCTTAATACGATTTAACCCGAATCTTAATACGATTTTTGAATATGGCAtgagaaaaaagtaataaaaattactaatttctagttaattattattaatttttttttgcaaaataattttgcaagtgttttaacCTTCACTTGAGCTGGGTTTAGACTTGTGTGGAAAAGTGCAGTGGCGGTTCAAGTTTAAGTGGCACCCTGGGCGAAACTTCCCCAAACATACCCCCTCCGCATTCCCCCAAGAAATAAAGACACTATGTggttgactttatatatatatatatatatatatatatatatatatatatatatatatatatatatatatatatatatatatatatatatatttatttatttatttatttatttatttattattttttaatatatacatttaaaatattattaaataaatttaaatatatttatttgtttgcaataaatataacaatttgtttattattattattagggaccgagcaccgaaacggtgcgtaggccctattggaattgctctgtttattattattagggaccgagcaccgaaacggtgcgtaggccctattggaattgctccgttttttattattattattattattagggaccgagcaccgaaacggtgcaaggccctattggaattgctccgtttattagggaccgagcaccgaaacggtgcgtaggccctattggaattgctccgttttttattagggaccgagcaccgaaacggtgcgtaggccctattggaattgctccgtttattattattagggaccgagcaccgaacggtgcaaggccctattggaattgctccgtttcttattattcttcttcttcttcttcttccgcggaatgaatcgcggttttgaggggctaaacatgcccgaaaactcacggaactttgcacacgcctcagaagtggcgaaaatttacgtttattatgggtctcggaaagaggtgtggcaaaatgactcgacagcgccacctagaaaatttaaacggacgagcccccgatccacgaatcacgcacatgcacgaaaattggcacacacctcaaacatgcgaaaacatacgaaaaagtctcttggagccatatcttaaacccaacaggaagtcggatatttttgacttcctgcagcgaaaaagtggcgtttttgccatttccaggcgttgtattttaacgaactcctcctagggattttatccgatcgacaccaaaattgggttttgtcatctaaaggccttggcgatgttaaattgcgaagctttagagttttcgtcgatgggcgtgtccgtggcggcctcgtaaactttgacgattcgccacaaaagaggaagtcgttataactcagacacgcattatccgatctgcctcaaaattcacacgtttgataagagtcctgacctgaacacgtttacatgccgatatccagatacagttttagcgccacctgctggccacaggaaatgacatgttttacagtatcacaaactcctcccacaaattttatcgtatcagcaccaaatttgagtggtgttatctgaaagctctagcgatgatatattgtgaagatctagagttttcacagaggggcgtgtccgtggcggcatgacaaacctcaacgcttcgccatggaacaggaagtccttataactcaaccacacaatgtgcgatctgcctgaaacttcacaaggttgataaaagtcctctcctgaacacatcttcataacaatatttaagtgggcgtggcaaaatgactctacagcgccacctacaaaaattaatcggacgagcccccgatatacaaatcacgcacatgcacgaaaattggcacacacttcaaacatgccaaaacatacgaaaaagtctcttggagccatatctcaaacccaacaggaagttggttatttttaacttcctgcggcgaaaaagtggcatttttgccatttccaggcgttgtattttaacgaactcctcctagggattttatctgatcaacaccaaaatttggttttgtcatctaaaggccttggtgatgttaaattgtgaagctttagagttttcatcgatgggcgtgtccgtggcggccttgcaaactttgacgattcgcaacaaaacaggaagtcgttataactcaggcaagcattatccgatctgcctcaaaattcacacatttgataacagtcctgacctgaatacgtttatatgctgatatccagatagagttatagcgccaccagctggccacaggaaatgacatgttttacaatgTAATATACTCCTTCCGCAAACTTTATTATattagcaccaaatttgagtgatgttatttgaaagctctagcgatgatatattgcgaagatctagagttttcacagaggggcgtgtccgtggcggcatgacaaacctcaacgcttcgccatggaacaggaaaggcttataactcaaccacacaatgtccgatctgcctgaaacttcacacggTTGATcatattcctctcctgaacacatccacataacaatattgagtctgtcatagcgccacctgctggcagaaggtagtttggcttgtaactcggccacacaatgtccgatctgcctgaaacttcacatggttgatgaaagtcctctcctaagcacatctacataataatattgagcctgtcatagcgccacctgctggcagaaggtattttggcttataactcagccacacaatctctgatctgcctgaaacttcacatggttgattaaattcctctcctgaagacatctacattgcaatattgagtcacagtcatagcgccacctgctggcagaagatagtttggcttataactcagccacacaaagtCTGACTAGCCGGAAAATTAACATGGTTAataagattcctctactgaaggcatctacatgcaaatcttgagtcacagtcatagcgccacctgctgacaagagaaagtttggcatgaatgtgtgattttctcaggttctttatataaatcggcttaaattaatattgttcactgttctcttgtcatcctgaggccaacgggcggcggtgagcccgggtgcgaggtccctatcatcgctgcttgcagctttaattagggaccgagcaccaaacggtgcaaggccctattggaattgctccgtttattattattcttcttcttcttccgcggaatgaatcgcggttttgagggtctaaacatgcccgaaaactcacgaaactttgcacacgcctcagaagtggcgaaaatttacgtttgttatgggcttcgaaAGTAGGCGAgccaaaatgactcgacagcgccacctagaaaaattaaacggacgagcccccgatatacgaatcacgcacatgcacgaaaattggcacacacctcaaacacaacaaaacatacgaaaaagtctcttggagccatatctcaaacccaacaggaagtcagatatttttaacttcctgcggcgaaaaagtgccatttttgccatttccaggcgttgtattttaacgaactcctcctagggattttatccgatcgacaccaaaattgggttttgtcatctaaaggccttggcgatgttaaattgcgaagctttaaagttttcgtcgatgggcgtgtctgtggcggcctcgcaaactttgacgattcgccacaaaacaggaagttgttataactcaggcatgcattatccgatgcgcctcaaaattcacatgtttgataagagtcctgacctgaacacgtttacatgccgatatccagatacagttacagcgccacctgctggccacaggaaatgacatgattttcggtgtaacaaactcctcccacaaattttttcgtatcagcaccaaattagagttgtgttatctgaaagctctatcggtgatattttttaaagatttagagtttttgcagaggggcgtgtccgtggcggcatgacaaacctcaacgcttcgccaaggaacgggaagtcctcataactcaaccacacaaagtctgatcagcctgaaacttcatatggttgatatacgtcatctcttgaacacatccacataacaatattgaagtgggcgtggcaaaatgactcgacagcgccacctagaaaaatataacggacgagcccctgatctacgaatcacgcacatgcgtgaaaattggcacacacctcaaacacgccaaaacatacgaaaaagtctcttggagccatatctcaaacccaacaggaagtcggatatttttaacttcctgctgcaaataagtggcatttttgccatttcctggcgttgtatcttaacgaactcctcctagggattttatgctatcgacaccaaaattgggttttgtcatctaaaggccttggcgatgttaaattgcggagctttatagtttttgtcgatgggcgtgtccatggcggccccgcaaactttgacgattcgccacaaaaccggaagtcattataacttaggcatgcattatccgatctgcctcaaaattcacatgtttaataagagtccagaccagaacacgtttacatgccaatatccagatacagttatagcgccacctgctggccacaggaaatgtcatgatttacagagtaataaactcctcccactatttttttttgtatcagcaccaagtttggtgggttgttatctgaaagcttaagtgatgatatattgtcaagatctagagtttttgcagaggggcgtgtccgtggcggcatgacaaacctcaacacttcgccgtggaacaggaagtccttatatttcaaccacacaaagtcagatcagcctgaaacttcacatggctcataaaagtcctcttctgaacacatccccaaaacagtaatgagtcagtcataacgccacctgctggcagaaggtagataggcttataactcagccaaacaacatccgatctgcctgaaacttcacatggttgattaaattccattactgaaggcatctacatgccaatcttaagtcacagttatagcgccacctgctggcagatggtagtttgcattataactcaaccacacaaagtccgatctgcctgaaagttcacatggttgataaaagtcctctcctgaacacatctacataacaacattgagtctgtcgtagcgccacctgctgacaaaaggcagtttggcttataactcagctaaacaatgttcgatctgcctgaaacttcacatggttgataagattcctctcctggtgacatctacatgccaatcttgagtcacagtcatagcgccacctgctgagaggaggaggtttggcataaatctgtgattttttcagattttttaaatatatcggcttaaattattactgttcgctgttctctgtcatcctgaggccaccgggtggcggtgagcccgggtgcgaggtccctatcatcgctgcttgcagctttaattcttct contains:
- the sowahca gene encoding ankyrin repeat domain-containing protein SOWAHC gives rise to the protein MCSSVAKLQLYRPLSDSPRCVHHHHHHHQRRTDLPQAGSEMLKAAEQVTQESVLDFLLESGGRVRNKELVAHFKLILSGENTNRAALKEKFKRFVDNIAYVKQENGEKVVCLKKKYRFPEARSGDGDQEDDDDDDKEEDGDTNEDKDGEMMCKDKEEINRAVSDLQLQEKQCDGESAEMELEHAEVCVSDISLIETDSPADSRPAQLLISRRRTSRGSQRGLLAPEEDGGALDGQLEDGSTPRGSRKNFIELMMSSSPQVRRSLVHRSSLSIRSSSVDEDCTSVTLDPLEHQWMLITADGDWESLRRLLMCDPTLISKRDFVTGFTCLHWAAKQGKHELLAMLLKFAKQNNMAVNINTRSSAGYTPLHLAAMHSHSEVMKLLVGAFDADVDLRDYSGKKPAQYLCTSASADLRDIIGDCGSENAEDEPAGGRWKLPRVLKMLNHTEDLDSKPRALCRKSSISRIRLQRNRFKTQIVHSMSFRENEEGDESLKSPVKSRPLSNLFG